In the genome of Bacteroidota bacterium, the window TACTGCTTAACCGCCAACGGGGATCGCCTGCAGAGGAAGCCCCTGCAAATGCATGATCCTTAATGGCAAAATTACCAGCTGCAGGATTTGTAAACAATGCTGCAGCATTGCCGGCGTAACCGGTTAAATTAGGGATTATCCCTTTAGTCATAATAAAATCAGAAGTATTATAACAATTGGTAACAATAGGTGCCTGAGACCCTTCATAGCCATTCCCATAGGTAATGGTTCCCGAATTATTCACAAATCTGATACTGCTAAAGATACTATTTGTTATAGTGTAAGTTGCCGGAGCAAAAGCCGTAGCAAAATCAAAGAAATATTTCCCTGAATTAACCATATCATAGAAAGTACAGTTGGAAATATTCAAGGAAGTGATATTTCTATATTTAGACTGAATAAATATATCCATTCCCATAAAAGTAGTCCCATCAAGCGAAATATTATCAACCAGAGGGGAACTGTTCGAATCCATGGTTATCAATCCATATCCCTTAATATTAGCAACGATACAGTTGGATACGATGAAATTCGAAACCGTAATACTGCCCCGTACACGAAGAACGCCGCGGAAATCCCTTACCTGGCAATTTTTGAAAGAAACAGTGCTGAGGGTACCTGTACTCGTACTTGGATTGAAACAATAATCAGCAGTAGGATCATAACCTCCAACTTTAAGATTTTCGAATGTTATAGCACTCATACTTAATGCAGAAGGAAGAGTGATGCCTTTGGTCTTTAATTTGGTTGTATCAGTTCCCGGTAAGGCATAAAAATTGACGGCCTGTAATCCGGCTTTCACCGTTAAAGCAACATCCGTAGCACTTCTGAATACATACTTCCCGTTAGGCATCACAATGGTCAAGGAACTTGCAGTACAGGTATCCATGACAGTCTGGATTGATAAAGTATCTGCAGCAGTAAGCCATACCGTTCTCTCTGCTGCCGGTGGATTTGAGTATGTAACAACACTAAGGCTTCCCCGTTTGTTTGCATCCGTATTGTAAACATCAAGGGTATAATTTGTTGCAGCAGTCAGACCAGTAATGGTTTTCTTTCCGGCAGTTTTTTCTGTTGCGGAAATATCATATTTCTGTGCTGTTCCTCCGGCAGGAGTAACCATAAAATGAGTCACTGCCGAACCTGCAGGCCAACTGACCGTAACAGAGGTGGATGTTTTATCCGTAGGACCGACCGGATTCAAGATCTGTTCTGCTTTTGTTTTAAAAGTAGCTGAAATGTACTTGGAATCAGGCAAACCCGTTGCACTGGTAGTCTTGACTCTGGCCGAATAACTTGTATTTCCGTACAAATCGTTAAGTGAAAGATCGACTACATCGACAGAAGAAGAGAGGGTATCCGAAGATATCTGAATGGTATCGATCATATTTGTAAATGCAAGACTATCCCGGCTTAATTCCACAATATAAAGTTTAACGCCGGGCACTGTCGGCCATTCCAAAACAGCACTGGTGGCTGTGACATTATTCGCAGCTAATGAATAAGGATGAAAAGCCCGTGCATAACTGCTGTCAGCCTTAAAATCAAATTTCTCACATGAAGCTAAAACCAGCAACATCAATCCCCAAAGGGTTAAATGGCTTATATATTTTTGAATAAATCGTATTTTCATGATATAAAATTAAAAGATTTAATAATCATAAGAATTAGATAACAAACCGCGAGATTCACTGATGTTTGTGGTGAAAATTGGATAAAGGTGCCTGTTTGCGACAGGATTATCCAAACCGCTGCTAAAAAGAGTTACCCTGTTTAAGCAACTTGAAAGAGTTTTAGCATCCAGACCTGATAACCAGGTAGTTTTCAAATAAGTTATACCTTTTTTAGCACTGCCGGTAGTGTCGCGGTCAGCATAAAAATTAATATCCGATTTGTCAATGGTTTCATTATCCGATTTATACTTATAATATACAGCAACAGGAAGATTATCATAAGGTGCCTGTCTGTTAAACATTTTCGTGAGTGCATCGCGCTGTTCCTGGATCTTGGAGGATAAGAGGTTCCAGCGAACCAGGTCATATTTACGGATTCCTTCACCGCCAAATTCCAATGCACGTTCTTTAACAATAGCGTTAAAAAATGAAGGTTCATCCGTAAAGCTTTCTACATAATCATCGACTTTCTGTTTATAATAAGCTGAAGAGAAAGCCCTTGCCCTGACCTGCTTAAACACCTGTTTTGCAAGAGCTGTAGGCCCATGGTTGAGTGCATTTTCTGTCTCGGCAAGCATCAACAATACATCAGAATAACGCATCAGTACCCAGTTTATACCATAACCAATTTTACCGTTAGCCGCTAAATTCTGGCTCTTAAAGGCATCGCTCATCCAGCGCTGATCCCATTTCTGAAAATTGTATGACATCGGATTCGTCTGAAAATCCTCCTGAACTTTACCCTTGGAATTGAAGTTGTAATAAGCAATGGTAACATCCCTTCTCAGATCAACAGAATCGAACATGTAGAAATAATAAGCACTGGTATTTACAACATTGGCATTATTCCCGTATCCATATTTCGGGTTGGTATAAAATCTTACCCCGACAGAATAGCCCTGTTCACCACTACGGCCCAGTCCCATAGCCACTTCAAACATATTCTCGTAACTGTTATCCAGATCCATGTGGTTCAGATTCTTAAAAAGCTGAAGGAATGACGAATTTAACTTATGAGTTCCATTTTCAAATATTTCCTTGCATTCCTTATTAGCCAGAGTATAATAATACTCCCAGTTACTACCCCTTTCGGTTGGGAACCCGGCTTTATTGCGGATGGAGTAACCGCCACGGGACAAACACATACGGGCAATCAATCCTTTAATAAATCCTTTATTGATCCTTTCGGTTGTCAATGAAGAACTCCCTCCTACCCAGTCTACATAATTTTCAGCTTCCTGTAAATCTTTGATGCAATGGTCATAAATGGTATCCCGGTCGGTAACCGGCAAATAAACATTGGAAAGGTCATTTAAAGTAGGTTCTGTTTTGTAAGGGGCATCGCCCCAGTTTCTTGCCAATTCGAAATAGGCAACAGCCCGCAAAGCCAGAGCTTCACCCAGGTAACCCAACATGGTTTTCTTTGTTACAGCATCACCTGATGATAGTAAAGGGCTGGTACGAATACCCTGAATCACCCAGTTGGTCCTTTCAATCATGGTATATTCCTGTCCCCAGTCCATCTGCGAGTCGCTGGCTTTAGCGAAGTAATTTGACTGCCCCCGGTTACCGGTTTGGTTATACGAAGTTTCGTCTGCACCGACGAACTCTATATCAGAATTTGTTGTATAATTAAGGGACAAGCGTGCGCCATACATATTACCCTGAGTTAACCTTGCATAACATCCGTTAAGTGCATACTGGGCAAAAGTGGTTGAGTTAAAAACAACATCAGCCGTATATACGGAAGGAGAAGTCTGGTCCAAAAAATCCTTTGAACAGGAGTTTATGCCCATCACAAAAACTATTATTATAAATGAATAAAATATTTTTTTCATCTTTAATCAAATTAGAATGTTAAATTAAAACCTCCCACAAATGTTCTGCTTCTGGGATAAGCAGAGTAATCCACACCAGGAGTAAGTGGTGTGCTTCTGCGGGTATCAACTTCAGGATCTGGCCCGCTATACTTTGTAAAGCAATAAAGATTATAGCCGGTAAAGTATACCCTCAGATTAGTCAAACCCAGTCTCTGTGATATACCTTTAGGTAAAGTATAACCAAAAGTCAGGGTGTTTAACCTCAGGAAGGAACCATCTTCGATAGCCCACGAATGTAAAGGGGTACGGGTCATAACAGGGCTCCAGATAGTGGCATTCTTATTTAACTCCTTCAAACGATCGGGATCAGCATATTGACCATTATATATATTTAAACCTGTTTCAGGATCAATAATGGTAAAGCGTTTCCCAAGAGCCATTTCGTTCTGCAAATTCTGATACTTACGGGTAAGTCCAAAAGCAGTATTGTCAATTTTATTGGCATTATAGATGTCATTGCCATAAGACCAGTTAAAGAAGGCGGATAAATCAAAACTTTTATAGGTCATATTGATGCTAAACCCACCGGTATGAAGAGGATTTGCGTTTCCGATTACTGTTTTATCCCTGGCATCTATCACGGAGTCACCATTCAGGTCTTTAAGTTTCAACATTCCCGGGCCTATCAGTGAGGAGGTCAATACCTGTGAGTTGGCAACTCCGGGTTTGATTACCCAGGTATTGGTTGAAGTATTAAAGGTGAAGTCGTCAAATGAGTACATTCCATCGGTTACATATCCGTACATTTGTCCAAGGGGTTTACCTTGCTCAACTATATAATCGTCCTGCGGGTCAGCACTGCCGTTCCATGAAGAAGAGTAGGTTTTGAAATTCGACTCGCCGTTGACGAATTTATCCACTTTGTTTTTGTTGAAAGCAATGTTAAACGATACGGAAAGGCTGAAATCTTTTTTATCCACAAGGGTTGCATTCAGGGTATACTCCATTCCTTTGTTTGAGGTCTGCCCTATGTTCTGGTATTGGCTTGAGTAACCCGAGAAAGGAGGAAGAGGCGACTGGATCAGTAGGTCTTTGGTGGTGTTCCAGTAAAAATCAACTGTTCCTGAAATCTTGGAATTGAATAAACTAAAATCAAAACCGGTATTTCGAGTATAAGTGGTCTCCCATTTTAATTCGGGATTATCCAAAACAGATCCGGGCACCAACTGGCTGGCTTCCTTTTCATTTAGCCAGTATGGATTATTGTCGTTGCTGGAACTAAAAGTCATTTCACCAAGGCCGGAGGATATCCGGTTATTCCCTGCCGATCCGTAACTAACCCTTAATTTCAAATCGGATAACCAGTTGCTTTGGTTTTTAAGAAAGTTTTCTTCAGACATTCTCCAGGCTAAAGCAGCAGATGGGAAATAACCCCATTTATGATTTTTAAATTTGCTCGAACCATCAGCCCGGTAAGTAATAGTCAGTAAATACCTGTCGAAAACGGTATAATTAATACGGCCAAAATAGGATTCCATGTTTTCATCGGGACTTATGTTTGTAACCGTATTTTGAGGGGTTCCCAGATTCATAAGGGCCAGCACTTCATTTGTACCCATTGTGGCAGGGAAAAAGCGGGACTCATTGGTTATGGATTTACTGGAGGAAGAGGTAACTTCATTTCCCACCAATACCGTCAGGTTTTGGCCTTCAAATAAATTTTTCTTATCAAAAGTCAGGGTATTGGCGTTTCTCCAGCTCGAACCTTCCACATTGTTGATATTTGCAATAGGTTGCCCACCATTATCCTTTGCCTGGGAAGTAGCAGGGCCATATACATTATCGGTACGGTTTCTGTTAAACTGATATCCCCATTCAGAACGGAAAATAAGACCCGTGAAAATATTCCAGTTAATTGCAGCATTTAGATTATCAGAAAATTGTTTCTGCTTTTTATATTCATCATTGGCCGATTTTACCGGATTATATAACAAACTGGCAGTTTCCGGTGAATTGACATCATCTTCATTCAGGGTTTCAGAGCTAAAATCCCTCAAAC includes:
- a CDS encoding DUF5123 domain-containing protein gives rise to the protein MKIRFIQKYISHLTLWGLMLLVLASCEKFDFKADSSYARAFHPYSLAANNVTATSAVLEWPTVPGVKLYIVELSRDSLAFTNMIDTIQISSDTLSSSVDVVDLSLNDLYGNTSYSARVKTTSATGLPDSKYISATFKTKAEQILNPVGPTDKTSTSVTVSWPAGSAVTHFMVTPAGGTAQKYDISATEKTAGKKTITGLTAATNYTLDVYNTDANKRGSLSVVTYSNPPAAERTVWLTAADTLSIQTVMDTCTASSLTIVMPNGKYVFRSATDVALTVKAGLQAVNFYALPGTDTTKLKTKGITLPSALSMSAITFENLKVGGYDPTADYCFNPSTSTGTLSTVSFKNCQVRDFRGVLRVRGSITVSNFIVSNCIVANIKGYGLITMDSNSSPLVDNISLDGTTFMGMDIFIQSKYRNITSLNISNCTFYDMVNSGKYFFDFATAFAPATYTITNSIFSSIRFVNNSGTITYGNGYEGSQAPIVTNCYNTSDFIMTKGIIPNLTGYAGNAAALFTNPAAGNFAIKDHAFAGASSAGDPRWRLSSK
- a CDS encoding TonB-dependent receptor; its protein translation is MNKFTKELIGLNRYVVKKVRLLTLIFCLFNLTNIMAQKLEVSGKVMDSSTGESLPGVTVKVAGGTGGTVTDVDGKYKITVPSGTASLEFSYVGYRVQKVEVQNRSILDVEMLASAKSLNEVVVIGYGTVRKRDLTGAVTSVSDKQLKDIPVGSAAEAITGKLAGVQVTTTEGSPDAEIKIRVRGGGSITQDNSPLYIVDGFPVSSISNIPPTDIQSIDVLKDGSSTAIYGARGANGVIIVTTKSGIEGKTTVSLNSYVGVKKMARAIDVMNPYEYVMYQYELDQSSTFKSYYGDYNDLDIYKSMKGTNWQKEIFGRTGLDQNYNLSVTGGTKATKYNLGLNRSDEKSIMINSGYERNNVSFKINTQLSKALSLDFNNRLIYTVVDGAGVSQGSGANTRLRNSVKYAPTKGLRDFSSETLNEDDVNSPETASLLYNPVKSANDEYKKQKQFSDNLNAAINWNIFTGLIFRSEWGYQFNRNRTDNVYGPATSQAKDNGGQPIANINNVEGSSWRNANTLTFDKKNLFEGQNLTVLVGNEVTSSSSKSITNESRFFPATMGTNEVLALMNLGTPQNTVTNISPDENMESYFGRINYTVFDRYLLTITYRADGSSKFKNHKWGYFPSAALAWRMSEENFLKNQSNWLSDLKLRVSYGSAGNNRISSGLGEMTFSSSNDNNPYWLNEKEASQLVPGSVLDNPELKWETTYTRNTGFDFSLFNSKISGTVDFYWNTTKDLLIQSPLPPFSGYSSQYQNIGQTSNKGMEYTLNATLVDKKDFSLSVSFNIAFNKNKVDKFVNGESNFKTYSSSWNGSADPQDDYIVEQGKPLGQMYGYVTDGMYSFDDFTFNTSTNTWVIKPGVANSQVLTSSLIGPGMLKLKDLNGDSVIDARDKTVIGNANPLHTGGFSINMTYKSFDLSAFFNWSYGNDIYNANKIDNTAFGLTRKYQNLQNEMALGKRFTIIDPETGLNIYNGQYADPDRLKELNKNATIWSPVMTRTPLHSWAIEDGSFLRLNTLTFGYTLPKGISQRLGLTNLRVYFTGYNLYCFTKYSGPDPEVDTRRSTPLTPGVDYSAYPRSRTFVGGFNLTF
- a CDS encoding RagB/SusD family nutrient uptake outer membrane protein, with translation MKKIFYSFIIIVFVMGINSCSKDFLDQTSPSVYTADVVFNSTTFAQYALNGCYARLTQGNMYGARLSLNYTTNSDIEFVGADETSYNQTGNRGQSNYFAKASDSQMDWGQEYTMIERTNWVIQGIRTSPLLSSGDAVTKKTMLGYLGEALALRAVAYFELARNWGDAPYKTEPTLNDLSNVYLPVTDRDTIYDHCIKDLQEAENYVDWVGGSSSLTTERINKGFIKGLIARMCLSRGGYSIRNKAGFPTERGSNWEYYYTLANKECKEIFENGTHKLNSSFLQLFKNLNHMDLDNSYENMFEVAMGLGRSGEQGYSVGVRFYTNPKYGYGNNANVVNTSAYYFYMFDSVDLRRDVTIAYYNFNSKGKVQEDFQTNPMSYNFQKWDQRWMSDAFKSQNLAANGKIGYGINWVLMRYSDVLLMLAETENALNHGPTALAKQVFKQVRARAFSSAYYKQKVDDYVESFTDEPSFFNAIVKERALEFGGEGIRKYDLVRWNLLSSKIQEQRDALTKMFNRQAPYDNLPVAVYYKYKSDNETIDKSDINFYADRDTTGSAKKGITYLKTTWLSGLDAKTLSSCLNRVTLFSSGLDNPVANRHLYPIFTTNISESRGLLSNSYDY